Proteins encoded within one genomic window of Lolium rigidum isolate FL_2022 unplaced genomic scaffold, APGP_CSIRO_Lrig_0.1 contig_69564_1, whole genome shotgun sequence:
- the LOC124682158 gene encoding BAG family molecular chaperone regulator 2-like: MMRGKDHTRAPAFSPMKESVAAAVQEEVWEVRPSGMLVQKRTPDSDPPPGGAPVPTIRVKVKFAGVTHEVYVNSQASFGELKKLMAEKTGLHPDDLKAVYKGREADSKEFLDMIGVRDRSKLTMLEDPSAQARRLIEERRNAKAQRAAKAVSRVSLDVDKLASKVSALETIVNKGGRVVEADVVALTEALMNELVKLDAVAAEGDVKAQRRIQEKRVQKHVEALDVIRAKAAKNTRASPAPNNNKAARPNHLPPRPPPAHHQQQHQQRRQFQPAAPTTATAPAPQTATASWDSFDLLSSAPSSSSAPVSTMAPATTTSPSPKFDWELF; encoded by the exons ATGATGCGCGGGAAGGATCACACCAGGGCCCCGGCATTCTCCCCGATGAAGgagtcggtggcggcggcggtgcaggAGGAGGTGTGGGAGGTCCGGCCCAGCGGCATGCTGGTGCAGAAGCGCACCCCGGACTCGGACCCGCCACCCGGCGGCGCCCCCGTGCCCACCATCCGCGTCAAGGTCAAGTTCGCCGGCGTCACCCACGAGGTGTACGTCAACTCGCAGGCCTCCTTCGGGGAGCTCAAGAAGCTCATGGCCGAGAAGACGGGGCTCCACCCGGACGACCTCAAGGCCGTGTACAAGGGCAGGGAGGCCGACTCCAAGGAGTTCCTCGACATGATCGGCGTCAGGGACCGCTCCAAGCTCACCATGCTCGAGGACCCCTCGGCCCAGGCCAGGCGCCTCATCGAGGAGCGGAGGAATGCCAAGGCCCAGCGCGCCGCCAAGGCCGTCTCACGCGTCAGCCTCGACGTTGACAAGCTCGCCTCCAAG GTGTCGGCGCTGGAGACGATCGTGAACAAGGGCGGGAGGGTTGTGGAGGCCGACGTGGTGGCGCTCACCGAGGCGCTGATGAACGAGCTGGTGAAGCTGGACGCCGTGGCCGCCGAGGGCGACGTCAAGGCGCAGCGCCGGATCCAGGAGAAGCGCGTGCAGAAGCACGTCGAGGCGCTGGACGTCATCCGCGCCAAGGCCGCCAAGAACACCCGCGCGTCCCCTGCGCCCAACAATAACAAGGCCGCCCGGCCAAACCACCTGCCGCCGCGcccaccaccggcgcaccaccagcagcagcaccagcagCGCCGGCAGTTCCAGCCCGCGGCGCCCACCACGGCAACCGCGCCGGCGCCGCAGACTGCGACGGCGAGCTGGGACAGCTTCGACCTGCTGTCCTccgcgccgtcctcctcctcggccccGGTGAGCACCATGgcgccggcgaccaccacctcGCCGTCCCCGAAGTTCGACTGGGAGCTCTTCTAG